A single Ziziphus jujuba cultivar Dongzao chromosome 11, ASM3175591v1 DNA region contains:
- the LOC107404675 gene encoding polygalacturonase At1g48100 isoform X1 produces the protein MDHIRGFLVILIALSLIIQNSSNVEGRYHYHKKQKNKGSPVATSPVPSSPVPSPVYSPDPDDNAPPPPPLPSSPDISPPKIPSDPYPNDPGTSTSGCVFDVMSYGAVGDGSADDTAAFLEAWKAACAVESGVVLAPSNYCFKITSTIFSGPCKPGLVFQVDGVLMPPDGPEEWPKADSRKQWLVFYRLDQMTFNGSGTIEGNGQKWWDLPCKPHRGPNGSTLKGPCDSPAMIRFFMSSNLVVSGLKIQNSPMFHMKFDGCEGVLINKLSISSPKLSPNTDGIHIENTKSVGIYNSMISNGDDCISIGPGCYDVDIQGVTCGPSHGISIGSLGVHNSQACVSNITVRNAVIRESDNGVRIKTWQGGMGSVTGILFENIQMENVRNCIIVDQYYCLQKACLNETSAVYVNDVSYRTIKGTYDVRTPPIHFACSDAVACTNITLADVELLPHEGELVDDPFCWNAYGTQETLTIPPINCLQEGEPQTVAESSKYGC, from the exons ATGGATCACATTCGTGGGTTTTTAGTCATATTGATAGCATTGAGTTTGATTatccaaaattcaagcaatgtTGAAGGAAGATATCACTACCACAAGAAGCAGAAGAACAAAGGGTCCCCTGTTGCAACATCCCCTGTTCCGTCATCCCCTGTTCCATCCCCTGTGTATTCCCCTGATCCTGACGACAatgctcctcctcctcctcctcttccttCATCCCCTGATATTTCTCCTCCTAAAATTCCTTCAGACCCTTATCCAAATGACCCTGGAACTTCCACTTCTGGATGCGTATTCGACGTCATGTCGTACGGGGCGGTTGGAGATGGTTCTGCCGATGACACAGCCGCATTCCTGGAGGCATGGAAAGCCGCTTGTGCAGTAGAATCGGGTGTTGTTTTAGCTCCCTCAAATTATTGTTTCAAGATCACTTCAACAATCTTCTCAGGGCCCTGCAAGCCAGGGCTTGTATTTCAA GTAGATGGGGTTTTGATGCCACCTGATGGGCCTGAAGAATGGCCCAAGGCAGACAGCCGTAAGCAATGGCTTGTGTTCTACCGACTCGACCAAATGACTTTCAATGGGAGTGGAACCATTGAAGGGAATGGCCAAAAATGGTGGGACCTCCCCTGCAAACCTCACAGG GGTCCAAATGGATCAACACTGAAAGGACCATGTGATAGTCCTGCG ATGATTCGTTTTTTCATGAGCTCCAATTTGGTAGTTAGTGGATTGAAAATCCAAAACAGTCCTATGTTCCATATGAAATTTGACGGCTGCGAAGGAGTTTTGATAAACAAGCTGTCGATTTCTTCACCAAAGCTTAGCCCCAACACTGATGGGATCCACATAGAGAACACAAAATCTGTTGGAATATACAACTCCATGATAAGCAATG GTGATGATTGCATTTCAATTGGACCAGGCTGCTATGATGTTGATATACAGGGGGTCACTTGTGGACCAAGTCATGGGATTAG CATTGGGAGCCTTGGAGTCCACAATTCCCAAGCATGTGTTTCGAACATAACAGTTCGAAATGCAGTGATAAGGGAATCAGACAATGGGGTGAGAATCAAGACATGGCAAGGTGGAATGGGATCAGTAACAGGGATACTATTCGAGAACATACAAATGGAGAATGTCAGGAACTGCATAATCGTAGACCAATACTACTGCTTACAAAAGGCTTGTCTGAACGAAACATCGGCGGTGTATGTGAACGACGTGTCGTACAGGACCATAAAGGGTACTTATGATGTGAGGACACCTCCAATCCACTTTGCCTGCAGTGATGCAGTGGCTTGCACAAATATAACACTCGCAGATGTTGAGCTTTTGCCTcatgaaggagagttggtggaTGAC
- the LOC107404675 gene encoding polygalacturonase At1g48100 isoform X2, with protein sequence MDHIRGFLVILIALSLIIQNSSNVEGRYHYHKKQKNKGSPVATSPVPSSPVPSPVYSPDPDDNAPPPPPLPSSPDISPPKIPSDPYPNDPGTSTSGCVFDVMSYGAVGDGSADDTAAFLEAWKAACAVESGVVLAPSNYCFKITSTIFSGPCKPGLVFQVDGVLMPPDGPEEWPKADSRKQWLVFYRLDQMTFNGSGTIEGNGQKWWDLPCKPHRGPNGSTLKGPCDSPAMIRFFMSSNLVVSGLKIQNSPMFHMKFDGCEGVLINKLSISSPKLSPNTDGIHIENTKSVGIYNSMISNGDDCISIGPGCYDVDIQGVTCGPSHGISLFIAKMYQSKKFNTQNTILVQHWEPWSPQFPSMCFEHNSSKCSDKGIRQWGENQDMARWNGISNRDTIREHTNGECQELHNRRPILLLTKGLSERNIGGVCERRVVQDHKGYL encoded by the exons ATGGATCACATTCGTGGGTTTTTAGTCATATTGATAGCATTGAGTTTGATTatccaaaattcaagcaatgtTGAAGGAAGATATCACTACCACAAGAAGCAGAAGAACAAAGGGTCCCCTGTTGCAACATCCCCTGTTCCGTCATCCCCTGTTCCATCCCCTGTGTATTCCCCTGATCCTGACGACAatgctcctcctcctcctcctcttccttCATCCCCTGATATTTCTCCTCCTAAAATTCCTTCAGACCCTTATCCAAATGACCCTGGAACTTCCACTTCTGGATGCGTATTCGACGTCATGTCGTACGGGGCGGTTGGAGATGGTTCTGCCGATGACACAGCCGCATTCCTGGAGGCATGGAAAGCCGCTTGTGCAGTAGAATCGGGTGTTGTTTTAGCTCCCTCAAATTATTGTTTCAAGATCACTTCAACAATCTTCTCAGGGCCCTGCAAGCCAGGGCTTGTATTTCAA GTAGATGGGGTTTTGATGCCACCTGATGGGCCTGAAGAATGGCCCAAGGCAGACAGCCGTAAGCAATGGCTTGTGTTCTACCGACTCGACCAAATGACTTTCAATGGGAGTGGAACCATTGAAGGGAATGGCCAAAAATGGTGGGACCTCCCCTGCAAACCTCACAGG GGTCCAAATGGATCAACACTGAAAGGACCATGTGATAGTCCTGCG ATGATTCGTTTTTTCATGAGCTCCAATTTGGTAGTTAGTGGATTGAAAATCCAAAACAGTCCTATGTTCCATATGAAATTTGACGGCTGCGAAGGAGTTTTGATAAACAAGCTGTCGATTTCTTCACCAAAGCTTAGCCCCAACACTGATGGGATCCACATAGAGAACACAAAATCTGTTGGAATATACAACTCCATGATAAGCAATG GTGATGATTGCATTTCAATTGGACCAGGCTGCTATGATGTTGATATACAGGGGGTCACTTGTGGACCAAGTCATGGGATTAG CTTGTTTATAGCAAAAATGTACCAAAGCAAAAAGTTTAACACACAAAACACAATTTTGGTGCAGCATTGGGAGCCTTGGAGTCCACAATTCCCAAGCATGTGTTTCGAACATAACAGTTCGAAATGCAGTGATAAGGGAATCAGACAATGGGGTGAGAATCAAGACATGGCAAGGTGGAATGGGATCAGTAACAGGGATACTATTCGAGAACATACAAATGGAGAATGTCAGGAACTGCATAATCGTAGACCAATACTACTGCTTACAAAAGGCTTGTCTGAACGAAACATCGGCGGTGTATGTGAACGACGTGTCGTACAGGACCATAAAGGGTACTTATGA